AATATAAAGCGCTCGAAACCAAGACCAAAGCCACTGTGCTCCACCGATCCGAATCTACGGGTATCTAAATACCAATCCATTTCTTCAGCCGGAATATCCATTTCTTTCATTCTTGTTTGCAGCTTCTCTAGGTTTTCTTCACGCTGCGAACCACCAATAATTTCACCAATTCCCGGGAACAAAACATCCATTGCACCAACGGTTTTTCCGTCGTCGTTTTGTTTCATGTAAAAGGCTTTAATGTCTTTCGGATAATTGGTAAGAATTACAGGACATTTAAAGTGTTTTTCAACCAAATAACGTTCGTGCTCGCTTTGCAAATCGGTTCCCCAATCAACCGGAAACTGGAATTTCTTTTTCTTGAATGGTTTTGAATTCCTTAAAATATCAATTGCTTCGGTATATGTAATGCGGATAAAGTCGTTGTTTAAAACAAATTCAAGTTTTTCAATTAAATCCATCGAACGATCAGCTTCCGGCTTGCCTTTTTCTTCTTGTTTTAAACGTTCGGCTAGAAATTTCAGATCGTCCATGCAGTTGTCCAATGCATATTTAATACACGACTTTAAAAAATCTTCAGCCAAATCCATGTTGTCTTTCAAATCGTAAAAAGCCATTTCCGGCTCAATCATCCAGAACTCTGCCAGGTGACGGGTTGTGTTTGAATTTTCGGCACGAAAAGTTGGACCAAAAGTGTAAATTTCGCCCAAAGCCAAAGCTCCAAGTTCTCCTTCGAGCTGTCCCGACACAGTAAGGTTGGTAGCCTTACCAAAAAAATCTTGCGAAAAATC
The sequence above is a segment of the uncultured Draconibacterium sp. genome. Coding sequences within it:
- the asnS gene encoding asparagine--tRNA ligase — encoded protein: MTRLKIKDILKEGKAGSEVVAKGWVRTKRGSKNVNFIALNDGSTINNLQVVVDVESFEETLRDINTGAAISVKGELVESAGAGQNIELNAKELVLLGGADPDKYPIQPKKHSLEFLRENAHLRFRTSTFSAVFRIRHAMAFAIHKYFNEKGFNYLHTPIVTASDAEGAGQMFRVSTLDPKNPPLTEEGKVDFSQDFFGKATNLTVSGQLEGELGALALGEIYTFGPTFRAENSNTTRHLAEFWMIEPEMAFYDLKDNMDLAEDFLKSCIKYALDNCMDDLKFLAERLKQEEKGKPEADRSMDLIEKLEFVLNNDFIRITYTEAIDILRNSKPFKKKKFQFPVDWGTDLQSEHERYLVEKHFKCPVILTNYPKDIKAFYMKQNDDGKTVGAMDVLFPGIGEIIGGSQREENLEKLQTRMKEMDIPAEEMDWYLDTRRFGSVEHSGFGLGFERFILFVTGMGNIRDVIAFPRTPKNAEF